In one Denitratisoma sp. genomic region, the following are encoded:
- a CDS encoding ABC transporter substrate-binding protein produces MNSTLKRLCIAFFPLLLVALSHIQPAGAADPGITAGSILIGQTGVFTGPVAEPALQYRAGAQIYFDMVNAKGGIHGRKIKLLSYDDKFDPKLAAENARKLLLEDKVFTLFGLIGTGATAASMPLVGEHRVPVVGSLSGSDGLRDQKLKLLFHTRASYSDETGKMVEQLKSTGVKSIAVVYQDDPFGKAGLKSAQGAFERQGVKPVIEAPIDMNKLDTLASTVAKVAQTQPGAIIMVTAGKASTAFIREYLKTGERPQFFGVSVLSAKALLADLGANAHGIVIAQVVPSPQRTSYGISKEFLEAAQKANSKDITYNSLEGYLTAKVFVEALRRAGKDLSREKLIAALETLSNYDLGGFVIDYSNGRRAGTSFVDLSIISKTGQFLH; encoded by the coding sequence ATGAACTCAACCCTGAAGCGGTTGTGCATCGCGTTCTTTCCCCTGTTGCTTGTCGCACTGAGCCACATTCAGCCCGCAGGAGCAGCAGATCCCGGCATCACTGCGGGCAGCATACTGATCGGCCAGACTGGCGTATTCACCGGCCCGGTGGCCGAACCGGCCCTGCAGTATCGTGCAGGCGCACAGATTTACTTCGACATGGTTAACGCCAAGGGTGGCATCCACGGCCGCAAGATCAAACTACTCTCGTACGATGACAAGTTCGATCCAAAGCTGGCGGCGGAAAATGCAAGAAAACTGCTGCTCGAGGACAAGGTTTTTACTCTCTTCGGCCTTATCGGAACCGGCGCTACGGCCGCCTCGATGCCCCTCGTCGGCGAGCACCGGGTACCAGTGGTCGGTTCCTTGAGCGGCTCGGACGGGTTGCGCGATCAGAAACTGAAACTGCTCTTCCATACGCGCGCCAGCTACAGCGACGAGACCGGAAAAATGGTGGAGCAACTCAAGTCCACCGGGGTGAAATCCATTGCGGTGGTCTATCAGGACGATCCTTTCGGCAAGGCGGGACTGAAGTCGGCACAGGGAGCCTTTGAGCGCCAGGGCGTCAAGCCGGTCATTGAAGCGCCCATCGATATGAACAAGCTGGACACGCTTGCGTCTACCGTGGCCAAAGTGGCGCAGACCCAGCCGGGCGCCATCATCATGGTAACCGCCGGCAAGGCGTCGACCGCCTTCATCCGCGAATACCTGAAAACCGGTGAGCGCCCGCAATTCTTCGGTGTCTCGGTACTCAGCGCCAAGGCCCTGCTCGCCGATCTCGGGGCGAACGCCCACGGCATCGTCATCGCCCAAGTAGTGCCATCGCCTCAGCGGACCAGTTACGGCATCTCCAAGGAATTCCTGGAAGCCGCCCAGAAAGCCAACAGCAAGGACATCACTTACAACAGCCTGGAAGGCTATCTGACGGCGAAGGTCTTCGTGGAGGCGCTACGCCGCGCCGGCAAAGACTTGTCTCGGGAAAAACTCATTGCCGCGCTGGAAACCTTGAGCAACTACGACCTGGGCGGCTTCGTGATCGACTACTCGAACGGCAGGCGCGCCGGGACCAGCTTCGTCGATCTCTCGATCATCAGCAAAACCGGCCAGTTCCTGCACTGA
- the cysS gene encoding cysteine--tRNA ligase, with protein sequence MLKIHNTLLRDKQVFAPIEPGLVRMYVCGMTVYDYCHLGHARVLVVFDMVARWLRASGYKVVYVRNITDIDDKIIRRAQENGEPIQALTDRYIAYMHEDAAALGVLKPDHEPRATQHVAAMQRLIAALERNGYAYVAANRDVCYSVRKFEGYGRLSGKSLEDLRAGERVDIVEGKHDPLDFVLWKHAKEGEPAEAKWDSPWGSGRPGWHIECSAMSSELLGPHFDIHGGGQDLQFPHHENEIAQSEGAHGCRFVNYWMHNGFVRVDDEKMSKSLGNFFTIREVLKQYDAEVVRFFILRAHYRSPLNYSDAHLDDARGALTRLYTALKGVIPEAAIVDWSESHAAKFREAMDDDFNTPEAIAILFELANEVNRSRSARAAGQLKALGAVLGLLERDPVAFLQGAPIAGGQPDVAAIEARIAARVAAKKAKDYAEADRIRAELLAEGIVLEDKPGGATEWRRA encoded by the coding sequence ATGTTGAAAATCCACAATACCCTGCTCCGCGACAAGCAGGTGTTCGCTCCCATCGAGCCTGGTCTCGTCCGCATGTATGTCTGCGGCATGACCGTGTACGACTATTGCCACCTCGGCCACGCCCGCGTGCTGGTGGTGTTCGACATGGTGGCGCGCTGGTTGCGCGCCAGCGGATACAAAGTCGTCTACGTGCGCAACATCACCGACATCGACGACAAGATCATCCGGCGGGCGCAGGAGAACGGCGAGCCCATCCAGGCACTGACCGACCGCTATATCGCCTACATGCATGAGGATGCCGCGGCGCTGGGTGTCCTCAAGCCCGACCACGAACCGCGTGCGACGCAGCACGTGGCCGCCATGCAGCGGCTGATCGCAGCGCTGGAGCGAAACGGCTATGCCTACGTTGCCGCCAATCGGGACGTCTGCTACAGCGTACGCAAGTTCGAGGGCTACGGCCGTCTTTCGGGCAAATCATTGGAGGATCTGCGCGCCGGCGAACGGGTCGACATCGTCGAAGGCAAGCATGACCCGCTCGATTTTGTCCTCTGGAAGCACGCCAAGGAGGGGGAGCCGGCCGAGGCGAAATGGGATTCGCCCTGGGGCAGCGGCAGGCCCGGCTGGCACATCGAGTGCTCGGCCATGAGCTCGGAACTGCTGGGGCCTCATTTCGACATCCACGGCGGCGGACAGGACCTGCAGTTTCCCCACCACGAGAACGAGATCGCGCAGAGCGAGGGCGCGCACGGCTGCCGCTTTGTGAACTACTGGATGCACAACGGCTTCGTGCGGGTGGACGACGAGAAGATGTCGAAATCTCTCGGCAACTTCTTCACCATCCGCGAGGTGCTGAAGCAGTACGATGCCGAGGTGGTGCGCTTCTTCATTCTGCGAGCCCATTACCGCAGCCCGCTCAACTACTCTGATGCTCACCTGGACGATGCACGCGGGGCACTCACCCGGTTGTATACCGCGCTCAAGGGAGTTATTCCGGAAGCCGCGATCGTCGACTGGAGCGAGTCGCATGCGGCGAAATTCCGCGAGGCGATGGACGATGATTTCAACACGCCCGAGGCGATCGCCATCCTGTTCGAACTGGCCAACGAGGTGAATCGCTCGCGATCGGCCCGGGCAGCCGGCCAGCTCAAGGCACTGGGGGCCGTGCTGGGCCTGCTCGAACGCGACCCGGTGGCGTTTCTCCAGGGGGCGCCGATAGCGGGCGGCCAGCCTGATGTCGCCGCGATCGAGGCACGCATCGCGGCACGCGTTGCAGCGAAAAAGGCCAAGGATTACGCCGAGGCAGATCGCATCCGAGCGGAACTGCTGGCCGAGGGCATCGTCCTGGAAGACAAGCCGGGCGGCGCCACGGAGTGGCGCCGCGCCTGA
- a CDS encoding tetratricopeptide repeat protein yields the protein MTLRRFFALPHALAALLCAGILTLTPTVVRADALQEASRLMKQGQFGPALEKTDQVLAAKPKDAQARFMKGLILTEMNRHNDAIAVFTKLTEDYPELPEPYNNLAVLYAQQRQFEKAKNALEMAIRTHPSYATAHENLGDIYARMASQAYDKALQIDSSNASAQSKLALIRDLMSVSAHPTTLASHNPASKAQVAAAPAAKAVVAPVAKSEPAPVAKPEPAASAVQPAAEPKPVPATDSKPAAGGRQDVEKAIRDWAAAWSKKDIKAYLASYAHDFQTPGGEPRSAWEAERARRINKPEPIQVGVESIQVAVDGDRATVKFRQHYKSGKLKTAATKAMVMVRRDGRWLIQQERVAN from the coding sequence ATGACACTACGTCGCTTTTTCGCCCTCCCGCACGCCCTTGCTGCGCTGCTTTGCGCAGGCATTCTCACCCTGACGCCGACCGTCGTCCGCGCCGACGCCCTGCAGGAAGCCAGCCGGCTCATGAAACAGGGCCAGTTCGGCCCGGCCCTGGAGAAAACCGACCAGGTCCTGGCGGCCAAACCGAAGGACGCCCAGGCGCGTTTTATGAAGGGCCTGATCCTGACGGAAATGAACCGCCACAACGACGCCATCGCCGTCTTCACCAAGCTGACCGAGGATTACCCGGAACTGCCGGAACCCTACAACAACCTCGCCGTGCTCTACGCCCAGCAGCGCCAGTTCGAAAAGGCCAAGAACGCACTGGAAATGGCCATCCGCACCCACCCCTCCTACGCTACGGCGCACGAGAACCTCGGCGACATCTACGCCCGCATGGCCAGCCAGGCCTACGACAAGGCACTGCAGATCGATTCCTCGAACGCCAGCGCACAATCGAAGCTGGCCCTGATCCGCGACCTGATGAGCGTCTCTGCCCACCCGACGACTCTGGCATCACACAACCCGGCAAGCAAGGCGCAGGTGGCCGCTGCCCCGGCGGCAAAGGCGGTAGTCGCGCCGGTTGCCAAATCCGAGCCGGCTCCAGTCGCCAAGCCTGAGCCGGCAGCCTCTGCCGTCCAGCCCGCTGCTGAACCAAAGCCGGTCCCGGCAACCGATTCCAAACCTGCTGCCGGCGGCAGGCAGGACGTGGAAAAGGCAATCCGAGACTGGGCGGCCGCCTGGTCGAAAAAGGATATCAAGGCCTACCTCGCCTCCTATGCGCATGACTTCCAGACGCCGGGCGGCGAGCCTCGCAGCGCGTGGGAAGCAGAACGCGCACGCCGCATCAATAAGCCCGAGCCGATCCAGGTCGGCGTCGAGAGCATTCAGGTCGCGGTGGACGGCGACCGGGCCACCGTCAAGTTCCGTCAGCACTACAAGTCAGGCAAACTGAAGACCGCCGCCACCAAGGCGATGGTGATGGTCAGGCGCGATGGCAGGTGGCTGATCCAGCAGGAACGGGTCGCCAACTGA
- a CDS encoding L,D-transpeptidase family protein, with the protein MLALVFAHIEQNRLDAALTQTEKLLKAYPNFRLGHLIKGDLLLARARPLRTLGNAANAPQDKLADLREEAVARLKAYRDKPPADYVPRYLLQMHPEQKFAVVVDTQKARLYLYRNMDGQPRFVADYYISHGKAGSEKVREGDKKTPIGVYHVTASLPRQKLTDFYGSGAFPISYPNEWDKRQGRNGHGIWLHGTPSDTFSRPPKASDGCVVLANQDLDALAKNLQIGTTPVIISNSIEWLSLDDWQAERAALSRSIEAWRGDWESLDTDKYLRHYSKRFQSGNQSFEQWSAQKRQVNAGKQWIRVGTDNISMFRDPGKEEMVVVTFDQDYRSSNLSNTMKKRQYWMKEDGAWKIVYEGGA; encoded by the coding sequence ATGCTGGCCCTAGTCTTCGCCCATATCGAGCAGAACCGACTCGATGCTGCGCTCACCCAGACCGAAAAGCTGCTCAAGGCCTACCCCAATTTCCGGCTTGGGCATTTGATCAAGGGCGACCTTCTCCTGGCCCGTGCACGGCCGCTCAGGACGCTTGGCAATGCCGCCAATGCGCCGCAGGACAAACTCGCCGATCTGCGCGAGGAGGCCGTTGCCCGCCTGAAGGCCTATCGAGACAAGCCGCCGGCCGATTACGTGCCACGCTACCTCCTGCAAATGCATCCCGAGCAGAAGTTTGCCGTTGTGGTCGACACGCAGAAGGCCCGCCTCTATCTCTACCGCAACATGGACGGCCAGCCACGCTTCGTTGCCGACTACTACATCTCGCACGGCAAGGCCGGTTCGGAAAAGGTGCGCGAAGGAGACAAGAAGACGCCCATCGGCGTCTACCATGTCACCGCCAGCCTGCCACGGCAGAAGCTGACCGACTTCTACGGCAGCGGCGCCTTCCCCATCAGCTATCCGAACGAGTGGGACAAGCGCCAGGGCCGCAACGGCCACGGCATCTGGCTGCATGGCACGCCCTCCGACACTTTCTCCCGGCCTCCGAAGGCCTCTGACGGCTGCGTCGTGCTGGCCAACCAGGATCTCGATGCCCTGGCGAAGAACCTGCAGATCGGCACCACCCCGGTAATCATCTCCAACAGCATCGAATGGCTCTCGCTCGACGACTGGCAGGCCGAGCGCGCCGCGCTGTCCAGAAGCATCGAAGCATGGCGCGGCGACTGGGAAAGCCTTGACACGGACAAGTACCTGCGCCACTACTCGAAGCGCTTTCAGTCCGGCAACCAGAGCTTCGAGCAATGGTCGGCGCAGAAGCGCCAGGTCAACGCCGGCAAGCAGTGGATCAGGGTCGGCACGGACAACATCAGCATGTTCCGAGATCCCGGCAAGGAAGAAATGGTGGTCGTCACCTTCGACCAGGACTACCGTAGCAGCAACCTCAGCAACACCATGAAGAAGCGCCAGTACTGGATGAAGGAAGACGGCGCGTGGAAGATCGTCTACGAAGGCGGCGCATAA
- a CDS encoding peptidylprolyl isomerase — MKKLFALAAGLLLSLSVLAANPVVEMKTNQGLIVIELYADKAPKTVENFLQYVKDGFYNGTIFHRVIDGFMIQGGGFEPGMKQKPTRAPIENEAKNGLKNATGTLAMARTQDPHSASAQFFINLVDNALLDYPSRDGWGYAVFGKVVQGFDIVQKIAKVKTGNAGFHQNVPIAPVIIESARLLPEAKPVK, encoded by the coding sequence ATGAAGAAGCTGTTCGCGCTGGCCGCCGGCCTGCTTTTGAGCCTGTCCGTTCTTGCCGCCAACCCGGTCGTCGAAATGAAGACGAACCAGGGGCTCATCGTCATCGAACTGTATGCCGACAAGGCGCCGAAGACCGTCGAGAATTTCCTGCAATACGTCAAGGACGGCTTCTACAACGGCACGATCTTCCACCGTGTCATCGACGGCTTCATGATCCAGGGCGGCGGCTTCGAGCCGGGCATGAAGCAGAAGCCGACGCGCGCGCCGATCGAGAACGAGGCGAAGAACGGCCTGAAGAACGCCACCGGCACGCTGGCCATGGCGCGCACCCAGGATCCGCATTCCGCCTCGGCGCAGTTCTTCATCAATCTCGTCGACAACGCCCTCCTCGACTACCCTTCGCGCGACGGCTGGGGCTATGCGGTGTTCGGCAAGGTCGTCCAGGGCTTCGACATCGTCCAGAAGATCGCCAAGGTAAAGACCGGCAATGCCGGCTTCCACCAGAATGTCCCGATCGCCCCCGTCATCATCGAATCCGCCCGGCTGCTGCCGGAAGCCAAACCCGTCAAATAA
- a CDS encoding peptidylprolyl isomerase, giving the protein MVKLHTNFGTIVLELDAARAPETVKNFLAYVEAGHYDNTIFHRVIDGFMIQGGGFEPGMNQKPTNAPIQNEAANGLKNDRYTIAMARTGDPHSATAQFFINVKDNAFLNHTAPSGQGWGYCVFGKVVEGMDVVDKIKGVKTGSKGFHQDVPVEDVIIQKAEVA; this is encoded by the coding sequence ATGGTCAAGCTGCACACCAATTTCGGCACCATCGTCCTCGAACTGGACGCCGCCAGGGCGCCCGAGACGGTGAAGAACTTCCTCGCCTATGTCGAGGCCGGCCACTACGACAACACGATCTTCCACCGCGTCATCGACGGCTTCATGATCCAGGGCGGCGGCTTCGAGCCGGGCATGAACCAGAAGCCGACCAATGCGCCGATCCAGAACGAAGCCGCCAACGGCCTGAAGAACGACCGCTACACCATCGCCATGGCGCGCACCGGCGATCCACATTCGGCCACCGCGCAGTTCTTCATCAACGTCAAGGACAACGCCTTCCTCAACCACACCGCACCGAGTGGCCAGGGCTGGGGCTACTGCGTCTTCGGCAAGGTGGTCGAAGGCATGGACGTCGTCGACAAAATCAAGGGTGTCAAGACCGGCAGCAAGGGATTCCATCAGGATGTGCCGGTCGAGGACGTGATCATCCAGAAGGCCGAGGTCGCCTGA
- a CDS encoding UDP-2,3-diacylglucosamine diphosphatase, whose amino-acid sequence MTTLFISDLHLCPSRPKISRLFLDFLSGPASEAEALYILGDLFEYWAGDDDLGDDFNAGVCASLQKLSASGVPICFMAGNRDFLAGETFARAAGLKLLPDPALTEIAGATTLLMHGDMLCTDDGAYQAFRSEVRSPEWRQAFLALPLAQRKAQIEALRRESEAQKRVKPMEIMDVNPAAVLRALTFHRSQRLIHGHTHRPAHHRLEIDGLACERWVLPDWYEKGGYLACDAAGCRLLEWPAVPA is encoded by the coding sequence ATGACGACCCTGTTCATCTCCGACCTCCATCTTTGCCCGAGCCGGCCGAAGATCAGTCGGCTCTTCCTGGATTTTCTCTCCGGCCCGGCGAGTGAGGCCGAGGCGCTCTATATCCTCGGCGATCTGTTCGAATACTGGGCCGGCGATGATGATCTCGGCGATGACTTCAATGCCGGCGTCTGCGCCTCCCTGCAGAAGCTGTCCGCATCCGGCGTCCCGATTTGCTTCATGGCGGGCAACCGCGATTTTCTCGCGGGCGAAACCTTTGCTCGTGCCGCCGGGTTGAAACTGTTGCCCGATCCGGCGCTGACCGAGATCGCCGGCGCAACCACCCTGCTCATGCACGGCGACATGCTATGCACCGACGACGGCGCCTATCAGGCCTTTCGCAGCGAGGTGCGCTCGCCCGAATGGCGGCAGGCCTTCCTCGCCCTGCCGCTGGCCCAGCGCAAGGCGCAGATCGAAGCCCTACGCCGCGAAAGCGAAGCACAGAAACGCGTCAAGCCGATGGAGATCATGGACGTGAATCCGGCCGCCGTCCTGCGGGCACTGACTTTTCACCGCAGCCAGCGGCTCATCCACGGCCACACGCACCGTCCCGCCCATCACCGGCTGGAAATCGATGGCCTTGCCTGCGAGCGCTGGGTGCTGCCGGACTGGTACGAAAAGGGCGGCTACCTCGCCTGCGATGCGGCCGGCTGCCGGCTGCTTGAATGGCCGGCTGTCCCCGCCTAA
- a CDS encoding O-succinylhomoserine sulfhydrylase, whose translation MDKEFDLDTLAVRAGIQRSQFNEHAEALYLTSSFVFENAAQAAARFSGEEAGFVYGRFSNPTVSMLQERLAALEGGEACIATASGMAAILSTVMALMKAGEHIVASQGIFGATQQLFGGILSKFGVDTTFVASSDPAAFRAALRPQTKLVFIETPSNPLTEVFDIAALAEVAHAGGALLAVDNCFCSPALQRPLVLGADLVIHSATKYLDGQGRVLGGAVVGRRALTEEIFKFLRTAGPSISPFNAWVILKGLETLRIRMEAQSATALELARWLERQPQVARVYYPGLPSHPQHALAMRQQKTGGAIVSFEVKGGREQAWRVVDATRLISITANLGDTKSTITHPASTTHGRISAEARTASGIQESLLRVAVGLESIADLQADLARGLVAI comes from the coding sequence ATGGACAAGGAATTCGATTTGGACACGCTGGCAGTGCGCGCGGGCATACAGCGCAGCCAGTTCAACGAGCACGCCGAGGCGCTCTATCTCACCTCGAGCTTCGTCTTCGAGAATGCAGCGCAGGCGGCGGCCCGCTTCTCCGGCGAGGAAGCCGGCTTCGTCTACGGCCGTTTCTCCAATCCCACGGTCAGCATGCTGCAGGAGCGCCTGGCGGCGCTGGAAGGCGGCGAGGCCTGCATCGCCACGGCCAGCGGCATGGCGGCGATTCTGTCGACCGTGATGGCGCTCATGAAGGCGGGCGAGCACATCGTCGCCTCGCAGGGCATCTTTGGCGCGACGCAACAGTTGTTCGGCGGCATCCTGTCGAAGTTCGGTGTCGATACCACCTTCGTCGCCTCGAGCGATCCAGCGGCCTTCAGGGCGGCGTTGCGGCCACAGACGAAGCTGGTCTTTATCGAAACACCATCCAACCCTCTTACCGAAGTCTTCGACATCGCCGCGCTGGCGGAAGTCGCCCATGCGGGCGGCGCGCTGCTGGCGGTGGACAACTGCTTCTGTTCGCCGGCCTTGCAGCGTCCGCTGGTCCTTGGCGCCGACCTGGTGATTCATTCCGCCACCAAGTATCTCGACGGACAGGGCCGCGTCCTGGGCGGTGCAGTGGTCGGACGCAGGGCGCTGACCGAGGAAATCTTCAAGTTCCTGCGCACGGCAGGACCGTCCATTTCCCCATTCAACGCCTGGGTGATCCTGAAGGGGCTGGAAACGCTGCGCATCCGCATGGAGGCGCAATCGGCAACGGCGCTTGAACTGGCGCGCTGGCTTGAGCGGCAGCCGCAGGTGGCGCGGGTGTACTACCCCGGGTTGCCCTCGCATCCGCAGCATGCGCTGGCGATGCGTCAGCAGAAAACGGGCGGCGCCATCGTCTCCTTCGAAGTGAAGGGCGGCCGCGAGCAGGCCTGGAGGGTGGTGGATGCGACGCGCCTGATTTCGATCACGGCGAACCTGGGCGACACCAAGAGCACCATCACCCATCCGGCCAGCACCACGCACGGACGCATCAGCGCCGAGGCGCGCACCGCTTCGGGGATACAGGAGAGCCTGCTGCGCGTGGCCGTGGGCCTGGAGTCCATTGCGGACCTCCAGGCCGATCTGGCGCGTGGGCTGGTAGCGATTTAG
- the purF gene encoding amidophosphoribosyltransferase: MCGILGVVATTPVNQLLYDGLQVLQHRGQDAAGIATAEAGVFHMHKGPGLVRDVFRTRNMRNLQGNWGIAHCRYPTAGSAYNSAESQPFYVNSPFGLMLAHNGNLTNAEELKREMFLQDLRHINTNSDSEVLLNVLAHELQAAATKYQLDPETIFKAVAGVHRRVRGAYAVVAMIAGYGLLAFRDPYGIRPLIVGRNVTPAGNEYLVASESVALDTLGFQILRDVAPGEAVLIDIQGNFHSKPCAEHTLRAPCIFEFVYLARPDSLIDGISVYESRVKMGEHLAEKIRHTLPHIDIDSVIPIPDSSRPSAMELATRLNLPYREGFVKNRYIGRTFIMPGQAQRRKSVRQKLNTIAQEFRGKSVLLVDDSIVRGTTSKEIVQMARDAGARKVYFASAAPPVRYANVYGIDMPSRHELIASDRNDEEICREIGADGLIYQDLDALKAAVHSLNPSITVFETSCFDGCYVTGDVSAEYLNSVENQRSDGNLSGEDGEVAQLDLNLVVAD; the protein is encoded by the coding sequence ATGTGCGGAATCCTGGGCGTCGTCGCGACGACGCCGGTAAACCAGCTTCTCTATGACGGTCTGCAGGTGCTGCAGCACCGTGGCCAGGACGCGGCCGGCATTGCCACCGCCGAGGCCGGCGTGTTCCACATGCACAAGGGTCCTGGGCTGGTGCGAGATGTCTTCCGCACGCGCAACATGCGCAACCTGCAGGGCAACTGGGGCATCGCCCATTGCCGCTACCCGACAGCGGGTTCGGCCTACAACTCCGCCGAATCGCAGCCCTTTTATGTGAATTCCCCCTTCGGCCTGATGCTCGCGCACAACGGCAACCTGACCAATGCCGAAGAGCTCAAGCGCGAGATGTTCCTGCAGGACCTGCGCCACATCAACACCAATTCCGATTCTGAAGTGCTGCTTAATGTCCTGGCGCACGAACTGCAGGCGGCGGCGACCAAGTACCAGCTCGATCCCGAGACCATCTTCAAGGCGGTGGCCGGCGTGCACCGCCGCGTGCGCGGCGCCTACGCCGTGGTGGCCATGATTGCCGGCTACGGCCTGCTCGCCTTCCGCGATCCCTACGGCATCCGCCCCCTGATCGTCGGCCGCAACGTCACGCCGGCCGGCAACGAATATCTGGTGGCTTCGGAGAGCGTCGCCCTCGACACGCTCGGCTTCCAGATTCTGCGCGACGTGGCGCCGGGAGAAGCGGTGCTCATCGACATCCAGGGCAATTTCCACAGCAAGCCCTGCGCCGAACACACCTTGCGCGCGCCCTGCATTTTCGAGTTCGTCTACCTGGCCCGCCCGGACTCTCTGATCGATGGCATCTCCGTCTACGAGAGCCGCGTCAAGATGGGCGAGCATCTGGCGGAGAAGATCCGCCACACCCTGCCGCACATCGACATCGATTCCGTCATTCCGATTCCCGATTCCAGCCGTCCTTCGGCCATGGAACTGGCCACGCGCCTCAACCTTCCCTACCGCGAGGGCTTCGTCAAGAACCGCTACATCGGCCGCACCTTCATCATGCCCGGACAGGCGCAGCGGCGGAAATCGGTGCGGCAGAAGCTCAACACCATCGCCCAGGAATTCCGCGGCAAGAGCGTGCTGCTGGTGGACGACTCCATCGTGCGCGGCACGACCAGCAAGGAGATCGTGCAGATGGCCCGCGATGCCGGGGCGCGCAAGGTGTACTTCGCTTCGGCGGCGCCGCCGGTGCGCTATGCCAACGTCTATGGCATCGACATGCCGTCGCGCCACGAGCTCATTGCCAGCGACCGCAACGACGAGGAAATCTGCCGGGAGATCGGCGCCGACGGACTGATTTACCAGGACCTGGATGCGCTGAAGGCGGCGGTGCATTCGCTGAATCCCTCGATCACGGTATTCGAAACCTCATGCTTCGACGGTTGTTACGTCACGGGCGACGTCAGTGCCGAATACCTCAATAGTGTCGAGAACCAGCGTAGCGATGGCAACCTGAGCGGGGAGGATGGCGAAGTGGCCCAGCTCGACCTCAATCTCGTCGTGGCGGATTGA
- a CDS encoding CvpA family protein, whose protein sequence is MTVFDYAVVAIVVASVLLGAWRGLVSEVLALVAWVAALLAGRELSPGMAPVFSEWLKEPALQYAAAFAVIVVAVLVAVALTRLALSKLLRAIGLGPLDRFLGSVFGVARGVLVVLLCVLVGGLTMLPQQAWWRQAWLAPPLETAVLASKPWLPAAVAKRIRYR, encoded by the coding sequence GTGACGGTATTTGATTACGCGGTAGTGGCGATTGTCGTCGCCTCGGTCTTGCTCGGCGCCTGGCGCGGGCTGGTGAGCGAAGTGCTCGCCCTGGTGGCCTGGGTGGCGGCGCTTCTGGCGGGACGTGAGCTGTCGCCCGGAATGGCGCCGGTCTTCAGCGAGTGGCTGAAGGAGCCGGCACTCCAGTATGCGGCGGCCTTTGCCGTTATAGTCGTGGCAGTACTGGTAGCGGTGGCGTTGACCCGCCTGGCCCTTTCCAAGCTGCTGCGCGCGATCGGGCTGGGGCCGCTGGATAGATTTCTCGGCTCCGTGTTCGGCGTCGCGCGGGGCGTGTTGGTGGTATTGCTGTGTGTTCTGGTCGGCGGCCTGACGATGTTGCCGCAGCAGGCGTGGTGGCGGCAAGCCTGGCTGGCACCGCCGCTGGAAACCGCGGTGCTGGCGTCCAAGCCCTGGCTGCCTGCCGCCGTGGCGAAGCGCATACGCTATAGGTGA
- a CDS encoding SPOR domain-containing protein translates to MSENDAQLELKKRARRRLVGAVALAILAAVVLPMVMDQAPKQQPVQDIQIRIPAQDAGAFTSRILPVKPGATPTPLPPAAVSEAKSAEPAKPEPKVETKAGQKTVAKAEVSPGNTASKPAEARQTTKKPEEAKAKPAPAAASGEQWVVQLGAYRDQANVRNLTAKLKQQGYNFYTEALSSPDGSDRTRVRAGPFPSKEAAEAARDRIRRIGVDGVVAQK, encoded by the coding sequence ATGAGCGAAAACGACGCACAACTTGAGCTGAAGAAGCGCGCACGCCGCCGTCTGGTGGGTGCCGTTGCCTTGGCAATACTGGCGGCCGTCGTGCTGCCGATGGTCATGGATCAGGCTCCCAAGCAGCAACCGGTGCAGGATATCCAGATACGCATTCCCGCACAGGATGCCGGCGCCTTTACTTCCCGCATTCTGCCGGTCAAGCCGGGGGCGACCCCGACGCCCTTGCCGCCGGCTGCCGTTTCGGAAGCGAAGTCCGCCGAACCGGCCAAGCCTGAGCCGAAAGTCGAGACCAAGGCTGGACAAAAGACGGTCGCCAAGGCAGAAGTCAGTCCTGGCAATACGGCGAGCAAGCCAGCCGAGGCCAGGCAGACGACAAAAAAGCCTGAGGAAGCCAAGGCCAAGCCGGCACCTGCTGCGGCGAGCGGCGAGCAATGGGTGGTCCAGCTTGGCGCCTATCGCGACCAGGCCAATGTGCGCAATTTGACGGCAAAGCTCAAGCAGCAGGGCTACAATTTTTATACGGAAGCGCTGTCTTCCCCGGATGGCAGCGACAGGACGCGCGTGCGGGCCGGTCCATTCCCGAGCAAGGAAGCGGCCGAGGCGGCGCGCGATCGCATCAGGCGCATCGGCGTGGATGGCGTCGTCGCGCAGAAATAG